In Thermococcus sp., one DNA window encodes the following:
- a CDS encoding radical SAM protein, whose product MGRKLKIYIPGIRFPSVSVTGSACALNCAHCGRHYLEGMKKPERGELLNYCLDLDRKGYLGCLLSGGMDGRLKVPLDFYADEIREIKRRTNLKLNAHVGFIDESDLEWLRWVDVVSLDFVGDDDVIRKVYRIDKTVRDYLGILELLTENGIRVAPHITIGLDFGRIHWEYKAIDLLANYPIDVLVLDVLIPTKGTEMENVPKPSVEESLNVVKYARERFEGELSIGCMRPLGKWRLEFDRGAVLVGVDRLTNPPRKIIDWAKTIREVEIIYECCVM is encoded by the coding sequence ATGGGAAGAAAACTGAAAATCTACATCCCGGGGATAAGGTTCCCCTCCGTTTCGGTCACGGGCAGCGCCTGCGCCCTCAACTGCGCCCACTGTGGGAGGCACTACCTTGAGGGCATGAAGAAGCCGGAGCGGGGAGAACTCCTAAACTACTGCCTCGACCTTGACAGGAAGGGCTACCTCGGCTGTCTCCTCAGCGGAGGAATGGATGGTCGCCTAAAGGTCCCTCTGGATTTCTACGCCGACGAAATCAGGGAGATAAAGCGTCGCACAAACCTCAAGCTCAACGCCCACGTCGGCTTTATAGATGAGAGCGATTTGGAGTGGCTCCGCTGGGTCGATGTCGTCTCCCTTGATTTCGTTGGAGATGATGATGTAATCAGAAAGGTCTACAGAATAGACAAGACGGTCAGGGACTACCTTGGGATTCTCGAACTCCTGACGGAGAACGGGATAAGGGTTGCCCCGCACATAACCATCGGCCTCGACTTCGGGAGAATTCACTGGGAGTACAAAGCAATAGACCTGCTGGCAAACTACCCGATAGACGTCCTCGTTCTGGACGTTCTAATCCCGACGAAGGGGACGGAGATGGAGAACGTCCCGAAACCTTCGGTGGAGGAGAGCCTCAACGTGGTGAAGTACGCTCGCGAGCGCTTTGAGGGCGAGCTGAGCATAGGCTGTATGCGCCCGCTCGGGAAATGGAGGCTGGAATTCGATAGGGGAGCGGTCTTGGTCGGAGTTGACAGACTGACAAACCCGCCGAGGAAAATCATAGATTGGGCAAAAACGATTAGAGAAGTTGAAATAATCTATGAGTGCTGTGTTATGTGA
- a CDS encoding XTP/dITP diphosphatase gives MRLAFITSNPGKVEEARKYFRPLGVEVYQLHFEYPEIQADTLEEVAEYGARWLAKKLDEPFFLDDSGLFIEALKGFPGVYSAYVYRTLGIKGILKLMEGISDRRAYFKSVIAYWDGELHIFTGRVDGEITTEARGKGGFGFDPIFRPAGFDKTFAEMTTEEKNVISHRGRALKAFASWLRENL, from the coding sequence ATGAGGCTGGCTTTCATAACATCGAATCCCGGAAAGGTCGAGGAGGCCAGGAAGTACTTCAGACCCCTCGGGGTTGAGGTCTACCAGCTGCACTTTGAGTATCCGGAGATACAGGCCGACACCCTTGAAGAGGTCGCCGAATACGGTGCCAGATGGCTCGCCAAAAAGCTCGACGAGCCCTTCTTTCTCGATGACTCTGGCCTCTTCATCGAGGCTCTGAAGGGGTTTCCAGGGGTTTACTCGGCCTACGTCTACAGAACCCTCGGGATAAAGGGAATACTAAAGCTCATGGAGGGTATCTCGGATAGGAGGGCGTACTTCAAGAGCGTCATAGCCTACTGGGACGGAGAGCTTCACATCTTTACCGGCAGGGTGGACGGGGAGATAACGACCGAAGCCCGGGGGAAGGGTGGCTTCGGCTTCGACCCGATTTTCAGGCCGGCCGGTTTCGATAAGACCTTTGCCGAAATGACAACGGAGGAGAAGAACGTTATCTCCCACAGGGGAAGGGCCCTGAAGGCCTTTGCCAGCTGGTTGAGGGAAAACCTTTAA
- a CDS encoding sulfatase has product MLHRAKRLIVQKVINKYPKLKEMLFPLYSKYVAWTTRREVQRRLKNLKPERYYNFENAIRRNVIIVTVDCMRFKNTSQAGYFRDTTPFLSSLGKNYTAVSGAPWTYPSVPTILSGLYPTRHGAYIHSRKKYLDNLGHIKGIKQSVITLPELLLHMGYDVYMATAIELSSFHFRKRVPYIRWYPGETRAEKILGDFLKWVEGRRGKSFFAYLHLGDPHEPLNPPEEYWNYFGRVKRLRNIETWDYTRLEDWEKPGFKEYVENRVLLYDNTLRYVNDRLELFFDRLEKFGLSDDTLVVITADHGEEFWEHAKTEAEYFYDTRKGTGYGHGHNVFREVAEVPVVLHGFSGLKERKPISSTDITPTILRELGVEPLFPLDGVPLQEREPRGRPILIEASGYGYEKKALYLGDLKFLYAPDDNVRWIFNLKRDPWEENPITDREAVSIMERKLKSLLSKIQLEGTKRVGESETYAH; this is encoded by the coding sequence ATGTTACACAGGGCAAAGAGACTGATCGTCCAGAAGGTGATTAACAAATATCCGAAGCTGAAGGAAATGCTGTTTCCGCTATATTCAAAATACGTGGCGTGGACTACAAGAAGAGAAGTCCAGAGAAGGCTGAAAAACTTAAAACCGGAGAGATACTACAATTTTGAAAACGCCATTAGGAGGAACGTGATAATAGTAACCGTGGACTGCATGAGGTTCAAGAACACGAGTCAAGCCGGTTATTTCCGCGACACAACGCCTTTTCTTTCATCCCTCGGGAAGAATTACACCGCCGTTTCTGGGGCACCGTGGACGTACCCTTCGGTTCCAACGATTCTATCCGGGCTATATCCCACCAGACACGGGGCTTACATCCACAGTCGCAAGAAGTACCTCGACAATCTCGGACATATAAAGGGCATAAAACAGAGCGTTATCACCCTCCCTGAACTTCTCCTTCACATGGGATACGACGTGTACATGGCCACCGCGATTGAGTTGTCAAGTTTTCACTTCAGGAAGAGGGTACCTTACATCAGATGGTACCCCGGGGAAACGAGGGCCGAGAAAATACTCGGGGACTTTTTGAAGTGGGTCGAAGGGAGAAGGGGAAAAAGTTTTTTCGCCTACCTGCACCTTGGCGACCCCCACGAACCACTCAACCCGCCAGAGGAGTACTGGAACTATTTCGGAAGGGTGAAGAGACTCAGGAACATAGAGACGTGGGACTACACAAGACTGGAGGACTGGGAGAAGCCGGGGTTCAAGGAATATGTCGAAAACAGGGTTCTCCTTTACGACAACACCCTGAGGTACGTTAACGACCGGCTTGAGCTGTTCTTTGACAGACTTGAAAAATTTGGGCTCTCAGACGATACTCTTGTTGTAATCACTGCAGATCACGGGGAAGAGTTCTGGGAGCACGCAAAGACAGAGGCAGAGTACTTCTACGACACGAGGAAGGGCACCGGCTACGGCCACGGCCACAACGTTTTCAGGGAGGTTGCAGAAGTTCCCGTGGTTCTTCACGGCTTCAGTGGGCTGAAAGAGAGGAAGCCCATCTCATCAACCGATATAACACCCACTATACTGAGGGAGCTCGGGGTTGAACCGCTCTTTCCACTGGACGGGGTTCCCCTCCAGGAAAGGGAACCGAGGGGGAGACCAATACTGATAGAGGCGTCCGGGTATGGATACGAGAAAAAGGCCCTATACCTCGGCGACCTGAAGTTTCTTTACGCACCGGACGACAACGTTAGGTGGATTTTCAATCTAAAGAGGGATCCCTGGGAGGAGAACCCGATAACGGACAGGGAAGCCGTAAGTATCATGGAGAGAAAACTCAAATCACTCCTCTCAAAGATTCAACTGGAAGGGACTAAAAGGGTGGGCGAGAGTGAGACTTATGCTCATTAA
- a CDS encoding SPASM domain-containing protein, whose product MERVSYKAGISEVRSGSGALVVGKPPWSSVPHSGKLERMIVHLGAGKGKFYEVEGIPRSIGCIGNNRFILRREPLGKERIFELVEEFRRLGGKELWLTNYDDLSLLMEVAEKAVEEGVENVYAVVLIDDVDRVTPVEGVKFVAELEYSGKALERLLSYPWLHGALIMVRPEKLDELTAMAGILPMEVYVDVLFPGSARRLNFNVIELRRIMNPTTEKYHDCLAGTIAVSADGYLLPCPLLRNYVVVDLKEKGLKEGLRKKRLRDFWRMTKDSVNGCSKCPFKYICHDCRALEYQATGEINGMEYCPVLL is encoded by the coding sequence ATGGAGAGGGTGTCGTACAAGGCTGGAATCTCAGAGGTAAGGAGTGGTTCGGGTGCACTGGTTGTTGGAAAGCCCCCCTGGAGCTCCGTTCCCCACAGCGGAAAGCTTGAGAGGATGATAGTCCATCTCGGGGCAGGGAAGGGGAAGTTTTACGAGGTTGAGGGCATTCCCCGCTCAATCGGTTGCATAGGGAATAACAGGTTCATCCTCAGGAGGGAGCCCCTGGGAAAGGAAAGGATTTTTGAGCTGGTGGAGGAGTTCAGGAGGCTCGGCGGAAAGGAGCTGTGGCTCACCAACTACGATGATCTGTCCCTCCTCATGGAGGTCGCGGAGAAGGCCGTCGAAGAGGGCGTTGAAAACGTTTACGCTGTTGTATTGATTGATGACGTTGATAGAGTAACCCCGGTGGAGGGTGTGAAGTTCGTTGCCGAGCTTGAGTACTCCGGGAAGGCCCTTGAGAGGCTCCTCAGCTATCCCTGGCTTCATGGGGCACTAATAATGGTTAGGCCCGAGAAGCTCGATGAGCTGACCGCCATGGCGGGAATACTCCCGATGGAGGTTTACGTTGACGTTCTCTTCCCCGGCTCTGCAAGGAGGCTCAACTTCAACGTAATCGAGCTTAGGAGGATAATGAACCCGACGACGGAAAAATATCACGACTGCTTGGCCGGCACGATCGCGGTGAGCGCGGACGGCTACCTCCTGCCCTGCCCTCTTCTGAGGAACTACGTCGTGGTTGACCTGAAGGAGAAGGGCCTCAAGGAGGGCCTCAGAAAGAAACGCCTGAGGGACTTCTGGAGGATGACAAAGGACAGCGTGAACGGCTGTTCCAAATGCCCCTTCAAATACATCTGCCACGACTGCAGGGCCCTTGAATACCAGGCCACCGGGGAGATAAACGGGATGGAGTACTGCCCGGTACTACTTTAG
- a CDS encoding Lrp/AsnC family transcriptional regulator, translated as MAGALDAIDVKLLKELRENARENIASLSKKLGIPRTTVHYRIKRLVEEGIIEKFTVKPNYKKLNLGTTAFILARYDPDSGLNQREVAEKIASLDGVYEVHIIAGEWDLLIKVRAPSSEEVGKIVVDKLREIKGVGQTVTMVSFVTVKEEV; from the coding sequence ATGGCGGGGGCCCTTGATGCCATCGACGTTAAGCTGTTGAAGGAACTTCGGGAGAACGCGAGAGAGAACATCGCCAGCCTGAGCAAGAAGCTGGGCATACCGAGGACGACCGTCCACTACAGGATAAAGCGCCTCGTCGAGGAGGGCATAATAGAGAAGTTCACCGTAAAGCCGAACTACAAGAAGCTCAACCTCGGAACGACCGCTTTCATTCTTGCTCGCTACGACCCCGATTCCGGCCTGAACCAGAGGGAGGTGGCCGAGAAGATAGCCTCCCTCGACGGCGTCTACGAGGTTCACATAATAGCCGGAGAATGGGACCTGCTCATAAAGGTTCGCGCCCCCAGTTCCGAGGAAGTCGGAAAGATAGTCGTCGACAAGCTCAGGGAGATAAAGGGTGTGGGACAGACCGTCACCATGGTCTCGTTCGTCACGGTGAAGGAAGAGGTCTGA
- a CDS encoding Lrp/AsnC family transcriptional regulator, whose amino-acid sequence MGEVNVEEIEFLVEILERHPLESLRKIAAKEGIDYYRLKRIYDKYYGKYMTVNAIYNLRRIGLKSFVAFLSVPAERLLEVGRRITQNPFVAYANPAFGFKNGLSLVLHIPKEQVKYIDEMLSKYSEDFEYYEVLAYSKGGKSRGEEWGEWNLSHDYAVLMDILKWDARTKVTEIARALGKARPTVRFMINRLKEKGVIVGFYVTIDMNIQDRGIVGLAKELDEEVLNRFNEYEINVGILPEYGYFLEWFFSSKEDLGSKVLEFSRFVDKILVEYFDPLFKEMNDRNSRTRFSRMVKEDGSGYRSILEF is encoded by the coding sequence ATGGGCGAGGTAAACGTTGAGGAAATCGAGTTCCTTGTTGAAATCCTCGAGAGGCACCCCCTTGAGAGCCTCAGGAAGATAGCCGCCAAAGAGGGTATAGACTATTACAGGCTCAAAAGGATATACGACAAGTACTATGGAAAATACATGACCGTCAACGCCATCTACAACCTGAGGAGAATAGGACTAAAGAGCTTCGTCGCCTTTCTAAGCGTTCCCGCGGAGAGACTGCTGGAGGTTGGGCGTCGCATTACGCAGAACCCGTTCGTTGCGTACGCAAACCCCGCCTTTGGCTTCAAGAACGGTCTTTCACTCGTCCTCCATATTCCCAAGGAGCAGGTAAAGTACATAGACGAGATGCTCTCCAAGTATTCGGAGGACTTCGAGTACTATGAGGTTCTGGCCTACTCCAAGGGCGGGAAGAGCAGGGGAGAGGAGTGGGGTGAGTGGAACCTAAGCCACGACTACGCGGTCCTCATGGACATACTGAAGTGGGATGCGAGAACAAAAGTTACTGAGATAGCAAGGGCACTTGGAAAGGCACGCCCGACGGTAAGGTTCATGATAAACCGGCTGAAGGAGAAAGGCGTGATAGTTGGGTTCTACGTTACGATCGACATGAACATCCAGGACAGGGGGATAGTGGGACTTGCAAAGGAGCTGGATGAGGAAGTTCTCAACAGGTTTAATGAATACGAGATAAATGTCGGCATTCTGCCCGAGTACGGCTATTTCCTTGAGTGGTTCTTCTCCTCAAAGGAAGACCTTGGGAGCAAGGTTCTTGAGTTCAGCAGGTTCGTGGACAAGATACTGGTCGAGTACTTCGACCCCCTCTTCAAGGAGATGAACGACAGGAACAGCAGAACGAGGTTTTCAAGAATGGTAAAGGAAGACGGGAGCGGTTACCGCTCCATACTGGAGTTCTAA
- a CDS encoding ThiF family adenylyltransferase has product MLSERELERYDRQIMVFGVEGQERLKSAKVAVVGVGGLGSPVAYYLAAAGVGTLLLIDEQKPELSNLNRQILHWEEDINKNPKPLSAKWKLERFNSDVKIETFVGRLTQENADDVLAGVDVVVDCLDNFETRFMLDDYVHERGIPLVHGAVEGTFGQVTTIVPGKTMRLREIFPRVRGKKGKFPIIGATAGVVGSIQAMEVIKLLTGYGEPLLNRLLIVDLAHTTFDIVELR; this is encoded by the coding sequence ATGCTCAGCGAGAGGGAGCTTGAGCGCTACGACAGGCAGATAATGGTCTTTGGGGTTGAGGGACAGGAGAGGCTCAAAAGCGCGAAGGTAGCGGTTGTTGGCGTCGGCGGTCTCGGAAGCCCGGTTGCCTATTACCTCGCTGCTGCTGGAGTCGGCACCCTCCTTCTCATAGACGAGCAGAAACCAGAGCTGAGCAACCTGAACAGGCAGATACTTCACTGGGAGGAGGACATCAACAAAAACCCCAAACCCCTCTCGGCAAAGTGGAAGCTTGAGCGCTTCAACTCCGACGTAAAAATCGAGACCTTCGTGGGCAGGCTAACGCAGGAGAATGCCGATGATGTTCTCGCCGGCGTCGATGTGGTCGTTGACTGCCTCGACAACTTCGAGACGAGGTTCATGCTGGACGACTACGTCCACGAAAGGGGCATACCGCTGGTGCACGGGGCTGTGGAGGGAACCTTCGGTCAGGTCACCACTATAGTCCCGGGGAAGACGATGAGGCTGAGGGAGATTTTTCCCCGGGTTAGGGGAAAGAAGGGAAAGTTCCCGATAATCGGGGCGACCGCCGGCGTTGTTGGCTCTATTCAGGCGATGGAGGTAATAAAGCTCCTGACGGGCTACGGGGAGCCGTTGCTTAACAGGCTCCTTATCGTAGACCTCGCCCACACCACCTTCGACATCGTCGAGCTCAGGTAG
- a CDS encoding cation diffusion facilitator family transporter — translation MEEVYKPIWVSIIGNVLLAFLKLTVGFLYSSIALISDGVHSLSDVVTSVAGYFGLKVASKPPDRSHPFGHSRFEPLVAFLIGEALLIVAYEIGRDSVYRLLRGETITVNSTMLGVTVFSILLKEAMFRYSLHVGKRLNSQILVADAYHHRSDSLSSLAVLAGLGAQKLGFRYGDALAGLAVTIFLVKVSFEIILENVGYLTGKAPPFEICEEIKRRALSVPKVIGVHDLRAHYVGSKLHVELHIEVPPDLSLKEAHDVSHEVKKLIEELPEVETAFVHVDLKGTT, via the coding sequence ATGGAGGAGGTTTACAAGCCGATATGGGTCTCCATCATTGGAAACGTTCTGCTCGCTTTTCTTAAGCTAACCGTCGGTTTCCTCTACTCAAGCATAGCCCTTATCTCGGACGGCGTCCACTCGCTGAGCGACGTGGTTACGAGCGTCGCCGGCTACTTTGGATTGAAGGTTGCATCAAAGCCACCCGACAGGAGCCATCCCTTCGGTCACTCTCGCTTCGAGCCTCTCGTGGCCTTCCTGATTGGAGAGGCCCTTTTGATTGTCGCCTATGAGATAGGGAGGGATTCGGTTTACAGGCTCCTGAGGGGAGAAACAATAACGGTAAACTCCACCATGCTCGGCGTTACGGTTTTCTCGATACTCCTCAAGGAAGCCATGTTCCGCTACTCCCTCCACGTTGGCAAGAGACTCAACAGTCAGATTTTGGTAGCAGACGCTTATCACCACAGGAGCGACTCCCTTAGCAGTCTGGCCGTTCTTGCCGGACTGGGCGCTCAAAAGCTTGGATTTAGATACGGAGACGCCCTGGCGGGCCTTGCTGTAACCATCTTCCTCGTCAAGGTCTCCTTCGAGATAATCCTCGAGAACGTGGGCTACCTCACCGGAAAGGCACCTCCCTTCGAGATCTGTGAGGAGATCAAGAGAAGGGCCCTCAGCGTCCCAAAGGTTATCGGCGTCCACGACTTAAGGGCCCACTACGTGGGGAGCAAGCTTCACGTCGAGCTCCACATAGAGGTTCCCCCGGATTTAAGCCTGAAGGAGGCCCACGATGTTAGCCATGAAGTTAAGAAGCTGATAGAGGAACTCCCGGAGGTTGAGACGGCCTTCGTCCACGTGGACTTGAAGGGAACCACGTAA
- a CDS encoding adenosine-specific kinase: MVKIEVVDVEKPEGVEVIIGQGNFSIFTVDDLARALLTAVPGIKFGIAMNEAKPQLTRFTGNDKELEELAAKNALKIGAGHVFVILMKNAFPINVLNTIKNHPAVAMVYGASENPFQVIVAETELGRSVLGIVDGKAATRIETEEQKKERRELVEKIGYTID, from the coding sequence ATGGTGAAGATTGAGGTCGTTGACGTCGAGAAGCCCGAGGGTGTGGAGGTAATAATCGGGCAGGGCAACTTCTCGATATTCACGGTCGATGACCTTGCCAGGGCCCTCCTCACGGCTGTTCCGGGCATAAAGTTTGGCATAGCCATGAACGAGGCGAAACCCCAGCTAACACGCTTCACCGGCAACGACAAGGAGCTTGAGGAACTCGCAGCAAAGAATGCCCTGAAAATTGGGGCGGGTCACGTCTTCGTAATTCTTATGAAGAACGCCTTCCCGATAAACGTCCTCAACACGATTAAAAACCACCCTGCAGTCGCGATGGTCTACGGGGCCAGTGAGAATCCCTTCCAGGTTATAGTCGCCGAGACGGAACTCGGGAGAAGCGTCCTTGGAATAGTTGACGGCAAGGCTGCAACAAGAATTGAAACCGAGGAGCAGAAGAAAGAGAGGAGAGAGCTGGTGGAGAAGATAGGCTACACGATTGACTAA
- a CDS encoding molybdenum cofactor biosynthesis protein MoaE: MKVRLTREPFSIDEALKLLRVPESGAYVVFLGQVRNESHGRRVKRLIYEAYPEMAEAEMERIREEALEKFPIIDMLIWHRYGELEVGEDTILIIASAGHRKEAFVACSWAIDEVKRRVPVWKREVTEEGTFWIEGDRQIPV, translated from the coding sequence GTGAAGGTGAGGCTTACCCGGGAACCCTTCAGCATTGATGAGGCACTTAAACTTCTCCGCGTCCCCGAGAGCGGGGCCTACGTTGTCTTCCTCGGGCAGGTTCGGAACGAGAGCCACGGGAGGCGGGTTAAGAGGCTTATCTACGAGGCCTACCCGGAGATGGCCGAGGCCGAGATGGAGCGCATAAGGGAGGAGGCCCTAGAGAAGTTCCCCATCATCGACATGCTGATATGGCACCGCTACGGCGAGCTTGAAGTCGGGGAGGACACGATACTCATAATAGCCAGCGCCGGTCACAGGAAGGAGGCCTTCGTGGCCTGCTCGTGGGCTATAGACGAGGTCAAGAGGCGCGTCCCCGTATGGAAGAGGGAAGTTACTGAAGAGGGCACCTTCTGGATAGAGGGAGACAGGCAGATACCCGTCTGA
- a CDS encoding flippase, translated as MSEEITGELGRVARGGALAFVGLISSAIFGFLVRAVIGRYLGPSAYGTYSLAMTVFTITLVVVMMGFPMGLQRQVAYFLNRRRDEVHLLISTALHLLAISSLLGFIALEIIREALPEYIGGGKLLVGLLGILALALPLNATFNALISTTQGFGRVREYLIYGKISTPAIYFLTASVAVLITSNVKYVAVAYLLTYAILLFLLGRDAKRFGILPRRFRFSVGIARELLLFSLPLMTSNLMSFIMNWTDTLMLGHYLGERVVGLYNAAGPITRFIPVFMASLTVIYTPVATGLFSRGKLKDVGRFYTVVTKWVVLLTFPLFVLVTAYPVPVLRLLFGPTYIPAGGAMVILAFGFMFHSLVGPNGLTLVTIGKPSENMKGDLTGATLNVILNYLLIPTYGMIGAAVATASSYIATNVYKSLRLAQFGIVPFGRAYLKVLIAGLLSFGIAYLMRANSITVALLGTALSSLVFYALSIVLGALEEEDIKLLKMAGKKFGLRTEPLIRFLERFGRVEK; from the coding sequence ATGAGCGAGGAGATAACCGGGGAACTCGGCAGAGTGGCCAGAGGAGGCGCCCTAGCTTTCGTAGGGCTCATAAGCTCGGCAATCTTCGGCTTTCTTGTGAGGGCCGTCATAGGGAGATACCTCGGGCCCAGCGCCTACGGAACCTACAGTCTGGCCATGACCGTTTTCACGATAACCCTGGTTGTCGTCATGATGGGTTTCCCAATGGGACTCCAGAGACAGGTGGCCTACTTCCTGAACAGGAGGCGCGATGAGGTCCACCTACTCATCTCAACGGCCCTCCACCTGCTCGCAATCAGCTCCCTCCTGGGCTTCATAGCCCTTGAGATAATCCGAGAGGCGCTCCCGGAATACATAGGCGGGGGGAAACTCCTCGTGGGCCTTCTCGGAATACTTGCCCTCGCCCTTCCTTTAAACGCCACATTTAATGCCCTCATATCCACAACTCAGGGCTTTGGAAGGGTGAGGGAGTACCTCATATACGGAAAGATAAGCACCCCGGCCATCTACTTCCTCACGGCCTCCGTGGCCGTTCTAATCACGAGCAACGTGAAATACGTGGCCGTTGCATACCTCCTCACCTACGCAATTCTCCTGTTCCTCCTGGGCAGAGATGCCAAGCGCTTCGGAATACTTCCCCGCAGGTTCAGGTTCTCGGTGGGGATAGCGAGGGAGTTGCTACTCTTCTCCCTTCCCCTGATGACCTCAAACCTTATGTCCTTTATAATGAACTGGACGGACACGCTCATGCTGGGCCACTACCTCGGGGAGAGGGTCGTGGGGCTCTACAACGCAGCTGGCCCGATAACACGCTTTATTCCGGTTTTTATGGCATCCCTGACGGTAATATACACCCCCGTCGCAACGGGGCTCTTCTCCCGGGGAAAGCTGAAGGATGTGGGGAGGTTCTACACCGTTGTAACAAAGTGGGTCGTTCTCTTGACGTTCCCCCTCTTCGTCTTAGTTACGGCCTATCCGGTCCCAGTGCTAAGGCTTCTCTTCGGACCAACATACATCCCTGCCGGGGGGGCTATGGTGATACTTGCCTTCGGCTTCATGTTCCACTCCCTTGTGGGCCCAAACGGCCTCACCCTGGTAACGATTGGAAAGCCCTCCGAGAACATGAAGGGCGACCTCACCGGGGCGACCCTCAACGTAATCCTAAACTACCTTCTCATCCCAACCTATGGAATGATAGGGGCAGCCGTTGCAACTGCATCCTCATACATAGCCACGAACGTTTACAAGAGCCTCAGGCTGGCGCAGTTCGGGATAGTGCCCTTCGGAAGGGCCTACCTGAAGGTTCTCATTGCTGGCCTCTTATCCTTTGGCATTGCCTATCTCATGAGGGCGAACTCAATAACCGTTGCACTCCTCGGAACGGCCTTAAGTTCTCTGGTCTTTTACGCCCTCTCAATAGTGTTAGGTGCCCTTGAAGAGGAGGACATTAAGCTATTAAAGATGGCGGGGAAAAAGTTCGGCCTGAGGACTGAACCGCTGATAAGGTTCCTAGAGAGGTTCGGACGGGTGGAGAAATGA
- a CDS encoding ubiquitin-like small modifier protein 1, with amino-acid sequence MKVTVRYFARYRSLVGKSEEELEVPDGITVRELIEILKERYPALKNEVFAEDDDLADVNVSRNGRYVRFDEVLRDGDVIAIFPPVSGG; translated from the coding sequence ATGAAGGTTACCGTCAGATACTTCGCGCGCTACCGTTCCCTCGTTGGCAAAAGCGAGGAAGAGCTGGAAGTTCCAGACGGAATAACGGTTAGGGAGCTCATCGAGATACTCAAGGAGAGGTATCCGGCCCTTAAGAACGAGGTCTTCGCCGAAGACGATGACTTAGCAGATGTGAACGTCTCCAGAAATGGCCGTTACGTTCGCTTTGACGAAGTTCTTAGGGATGGGGACGTAATAGCTATCTTCCCCCCGGTGAGCGGTGGTTGA